Below is a window of Shinella sp. PSBB067 DNA.
AGACCTATCCGATGTGCCGCTGGTCCGGAAAGCTCGGCCCCAAGACGAAGATCGGCGACCGACAGGCGCCGGAAGGCTTCTACCATGTCTCGGCCGGCATGCTGAACCCGAACTCGCAATACTACGTCTCGTTCAACCTTGGTTATCCGAACCGGCTGGAATCGGCGCTCGGCTATACCGGCGAGGCGCTGATGGTGCACGGCGCCTGCTCCTCCTCGGGCTGCTACGCCATGACCGACCAAGGCGTCGGCGAGATCTATGCCATCGTGCAGAAGGCGCTGGAAGGCGGGCAGGAGCGCTTCCAGGTGCAGGCCTATCCCTTCCGCATGACCACGGACAACATGGCAAAGCACAAGGGCGACCCGAACATGCCCTTCTGGCGCACGCTGAAGGAAGGCTATGACGCCTTCGCCTTCACGAAGCGCCAGCCGAAGGTTTCGGTCTGCAGCGGCCGCTATGTATTCAACAAGGAATTCGTCGACGGGGAGCCCACCGACCCGCTGGCCCAGTGCCCTCCGACGGCCGGCGGCGCAGAATCCGACCTGATGGCGAAGATCGGTGCGGAACAAAAGAAGCTGGACGCCGTTTTTGCCGGCGCCACACCGGTTTCGAGCTTCGCCTATGTGGACGGCGGGATGCATCCGAGCTTCCGCTCGCTTTTGAAGCAGCAGGGAGCGAAGGGCATGGCCGCCCGGATCTCGCGCACGAAATATCCGGTCAGCCGGCCAGAGGCCGCGCTTGCCGATCCCTATGACGATTGACCTATGAGGACATGTGTTGACTGGTGAAAGCGTAACCCGCCGGTCCTTCCTGCTCGGCAGCGCGGGACTGGCCACAACCGTTCTGGCCGGCTGCACGACGCCCGCCCGCGAAAGGGTCGCCATCGAGCCCGAGCCGGTCGACAACAGTATCTATGCGGCCATGTACGGGCCCAAGCCCGACGAACGCTTCCCGCTGCCGGCGATCCCCTATCAGAAGATCGACCCGCGCTTCTACCGCCAGATGGTGCCGAACCCGACGGGTGAACGGGCCGGCGTGATCGTCGTCGATACATCCAGCCATTTCCTCTACCTGACCTATGAGGACGGGCAGGCTATGCGCTACGGCGTTGGCCTTGGCCGTGCCGGCTTCGAATGGGCCGGCCGCGGCGTCATCCAGT
It encodes the following:
- a CDS encoding L,D-transpeptidase: MTGESVTRRSFLLGSAGLATTVLAGCTTPARERVAIEPEPVDNSIYAAMYGPKPDERFPLPAIPYQKIDPRFYRQMVPNPTGERAGVIVVDTSSHFLYLTYEDGQAMRYGVGLGRAGFEWAGRGVIQYKREWPRWTPPDEMIGRQPELEPYSSRNGGMEPGLKNPLGARALYIFRNGEDTLYRIHGSPEWWTIGKSVSSGCVRMINQDIVDLYSRVQNGTPIVVLGAAEPAMAAVDEQMPVYGEDRLVY